The Fuerstiella sp. genome has a segment encoding these proteins:
- the ccsA gene encoding cytochrome c biogenesis protein CcsA, translating into MSTAVPQDFVEKTPKSRSVDHPVQQAFAVAGSLKITCVLFVLGMFIVLVGSLAQSRRDVWQVVNQYFRVYIAKVEVRDFFPPSMFPQLMDYDWNEQLGMFASFPFPGGWLIGWLLLGNLLAAHGARIHIQSRGIRMLLGLLTVAIGLMLMALIVVTGNQQTGVEQGNTLLSFRQIWNLLLLVMVIAIIGFTTTAYVSGTKSRAEKFVLLGIAGMISALLVYFAISGPVNPSSMRILWQLMKACVCSAVLLIGCQLLFKKRCGIVVIHLGVMILMISELVVGLYGHESLMFIQEGDSVNYAKDIREIELSIVTSDGDQDSVVVVPEAMLLQSESAVQAGQTKAAVISLAAHSIPFDLRVTDFYRNCQLRSSEPDDTLTSTGMGAFAVPVELDPVDGMNEKTDASAAYIEIIDRQSGEPIETILASFNASESRALVLPERITLDDESWDLSLRFHRNYRPYDVKLLDVRRDTYVGSATPRNFQSRILITDSETGKAEEFTLWMNNPLRYKGETFYQSGYHPLPSGNEATTLQLVRNSGWMLPYIGCVVVAFGMFAQFWQTLRRFLVRTSAKRSTDPAVTSRTRQTGVVWVPVAVAVLCVFWLGSKTRAPRPVETAMNLYEFAQLPVAGGGRTQPVDSWARSQLMLTSHKSTFKGELTAPELDAKREELLEIIQARWPDVNFESLQSFNGEYEDWIAKLVSLTSSGEKAVEVRVRDRMITKMSAVRWFLDMIARPDRAVRHRVIRIDNDQLLSLLGLEQRAGLVYSLAEIQENLSNLEQTDRDARQLLEANQDNRLTALQRRVMALFNTIQRLNTMQQVFQPAADNDLLPLLVETWRILNRLKDAPVPMGIATGVDDDQAAWETVRAGSLVKNCRDRLSGRNIDDRTDLEAWFQKELPRETLLQSLQTNYRLLQEEATKRAGEDPVAENAANLLAAQLIPVAEDRFNREVFSLVAAAAPGQPMKKVVDDLDEDRVRRIAGLTITRDLFDIFQTLENDPADKRLEDVRRRVRSLQQANPEDSDLGKALNDELFAILLNDMSERAGTMIYPSTDGENVFTASANGMMGALRAWAAGDVTTFNESVSRYQNYLSKHEIARVDVPVVRLETFFNRFDPFGKAIYLYLPAMLLSFLGWILWPQLLRNTAFAMIIVAFVVHTVALLLRIEISGRPPVTSLYSSAIFIGWAIVGASLVIERLVGYGIGNIVAASIGSATLMIAHYLAVDEGDTFSVMQAVLDTTFWLATHVVCITLGYGATFLAGMLGLCYVVLHLRNSWWRSPRNTAQRGATDLAFLGKVVYGILCFALFFSLVGTVLGGLWADDSWGRFWGWDPKENGALIIVMWNALVLHARWDKMVRDYGTSVLAMGGNMVTAWSWFGVNELRAGLHSYGFTEGRMGMLMGFIGVQLIIIIAAAIIRPNKTASA; encoded by the coding sequence ATGTCCACCGCAGTCCCGCAGGATTTCGTTGAGAAGACACCAAAGTCCCGCTCAGTGGATCATCCTGTCCAGCAGGCGTTTGCCGTCGCAGGATCGCTCAAGATCACCTGTGTTCTGTTTGTGCTGGGAATGTTTATCGTATTGGTCGGCAGTCTGGCACAAAGTCGCCGCGACGTCTGGCAGGTGGTGAACCAGTACTTCCGTGTCTACATCGCCAAAGTCGAAGTCCGGGACTTCTTCCCGCCATCAATGTTTCCTCAGCTGATGGATTATGACTGGAACGAACAGCTGGGAATGTTCGCTTCATTCCCCTTTCCTGGTGGCTGGCTGATCGGCTGGCTGCTGCTGGGAAACCTTCTGGCCGCGCATGGTGCCCGGATTCATATTCAGTCCAGAGGCATACGCATGCTGCTGGGCCTGCTGACGGTGGCGATCGGATTGATGCTGATGGCCCTCATTGTGGTAACCGGTAACCAGCAAACTGGTGTGGAACAGGGCAACACGCTGCTGAGCTTCCGTCAGATCTGGAATCTTTTGCTGCTGGTTATGGTCATCGCCATCATCGGGTTTACAACCACCGCGTACGTCAGCGGAACAAAGAGTCGCGCCGAGAAATTCGTTCTTCTGGGAATTGCAGGAATGATTTCTGCCCTGCTGGTGTACTTCGCCATTTCCGGCCCCGTGAATCCGTCGTCGATGAGAATCCTGTGGCAACTGATGAAGGCCTGTGTTTGCTCGGCCGTTCTTCTGATCGGATGTCAGCTGCTGTTCAAAAAACGGTGCGGCATCGTGGTGATCCATCTGGGTGTCATGATTCTTATGATCAGTGAGCTGGTTGTTGGGCTGTATGGACATGAAAGTCTGATGTTTATTCAGGAAGGCGATTCAGTGAACTACGCGAAAGACATTCGCGAAATTGAACTGAGTATCGTCACATCCGACGGTGATCAGGACTCCGTGGTCGTGGTCCCTGAGGCAATGCTGCTGCAGTCAGAATCGGCTGTGCAGGCAGGACAGACGAAGGCTGCTGTGATTTCACTGGCAGCGCACAGCATTCCGTTCGACCTGCGGGTGACAGACTTTTACCGAAACTGTCAGTTGCGATCATCCGAACCGGATGACACGCTCACCAGCACCGGTATGGGAGCATTTGCTGTTCCCGTTGAACTCGACCCTGTCGACGGGATGAACGAAAAAACCGATGCGAGTGCTGCCTATATCGAAATCATTGATCGTCAGTCGGGTGAACCGATTGAAACAATTCTTGCATCGTTCAATGCCAGTGAGTCACGTGCATTAGTCCTGCCTGAACGAATCACCCTGGACGATGAATCGTGGGACCTGAGTCTGAGATTCCACCGAAATTACCGTCCGTACGACGTGAAACTGCTGGACGTTCGGCGGGACACGTATGTCGGATCCGCCACACCGCGAAACTTCCAGTCCAGAATCCTGATCACGGACAGTGAAACCGGTAAAGCGGAGGAATTTACTCTGTGGATGAACAATCCACTGAGGTACAAAGGCGAGACATTTTATCAGAGCGGCTATCATCCACTGCCGAGCGGCAATGAAGCGACCACACTGCAACTGGTCCGCAATTCCGGCTGGATGCTGCCATACATTGGTTGTGTCGTAGTGGCCTTCGGAATGTTCGCACAATTCTGGCAAACGTTGCGCAGATTTCTGGTGCGGACATCAGCAAAACGTTCAACTGATCCCGCAGTGACATCCCGCACCAGGCAAACCGGCGTTGTGTGGGTCCCTGTTGCCGTCGCAGTTCTCTGTGTCTTCTGGCTCGGCAGCAAAACTCGAGCCCCCAGGCCGGTCGAAACAGCAATGAATCTTTATGAGTTCGCTCAACTGCCTGTAGCAGGTGGCGGTCGAACTCAGCCGGTTGACTCGTGGGCCCGCAGTCAACTGATGCTGACGTCTCATAAATCGACGTTTAAAGGTGAATTGACAGCCCCCGAACTGGATGCGAAGCGAGAGGAACTTCTGGAAATCATTCAGGCCCGATGGCCGGACGTGAATTTCGAATCGTTACAGTCTTTCAATGGCGAATACGAAGACTGGATCGCAAAACTTGTCAGTCTGACGTCCTCCGGCGAAAAAGCCGTTGAGGTCCGCGTGCGAGACCGGATGATCACAAAAATGAGTGCCGTGCGCTGGTTTCTGGACATGATCGCCCGGCCGGACCGGGCCGTCCGGCACCGAGTGATTCGCATCGACAATGATCAGTTATTGTCGCTGCTGGGACTGGAGCAGCGGGCCGGGCTGGTGTATTCGCTGGCAGAAATCCAGGAAAATCTCAGCAACCTCGAACAAACAGACAGGGACGCCCGCCAGCTGCTGGAAGCAAACCAGGACAATCGTCTGACGGCACTCCAGAGACGAGTCATGGCCCTGTTTAATACCATCCAGCGTCTGAACACAATGCAACAGGTCTTTCAGCCGGCCGCCGACAACGACCTGCTGCCACTGCTGGTCGAAACATGGCGAATTCTGAATCGCCTGAAGGATGCCCCGGTCCCCATGGGTATCGCAACCGGCGTTGACGACGACCAGGCAGCCTGGGAAACGGTACGTGCCGGAAGTCTGGTCAAGAACTGTCGCGACAGGTTGTCAGGACGAAATATCGATGACCGCACCGATCTGGAAGCCTGGTTCCAAAAGGAACTGCCCAGGGAAACTCTGCTGCAGTCACTGCAGACAAATTACCGTCTGCTGCAGGAAGAAGCCACCAAACGCGCCGGTGAAGATCCCGTCGCAGAAAATGCGGCCAATCTGCTGGCCGCTCAGTTAATCCCGGTCGCTGAAGACCGATTCAACCGTGAGGTGTTCTCACTCGTCGCCGCCGCTGCCCCCGGTCAACCGATGAAAAAAGTGGTTGATGATCTGGATGAAGATCGTGTCCGCAGAATTGCCGGTCTGACAATCACTCGCGATTTGTTCGACATTTTTCAGACCCTCGAAAACGATCCGGCCGACAAACGTCTGGAAGACGTTCGCAGGCGTGTCCGATCACTGCAGCAGGCTAACCCCGAAGATTCCGACCTCGGGAAAGCATTGAACGACGAACTGTTCGCCATTTTGCTGAATGATATGTCCGAACGCGCCGGCACGATGATTTACCCATCGACGGATGGTGAAAATGTGTTCACTGCATCCGCAAACGGAATGATGGGAGCCCTCAGAGCGTGGGCCGCCGGAGACGTAACCACGTTCAATGAATCAGTCAGCCGCTACCAGAATTATCTGAGCAAACATGAGATTGCCCGGGTCGATGTACCGGTGGTGCGTCTGGAGACGTTCTTCAATCGTTTCGATCCTTTTGGTAAGGCCATCTATCTGTATTTGCCGGCGATGTTACTGTCGTTCCTGGGCTGGATCCTGTGGCCGCAACTTCTCCGAAATACGGCCTTCGCAATGATCATCGTTGCTTTCGTGGTGCACACAGTCGCACTGTTATTGCGAATCGAGATCTCAGGACGTCCGCCGGTCACCAGTCTGTACAGTTCGGCCATCTTCATCGGCTGGGCCATTGTGGGAGCATCGCTGGTGATCGAACGCCTGGTCGGTTACGGCATTGGAAATATCGTTGCCGCCTCGATCGGATCGGCGACCCTGATGATCGCTCACTATCTGGCCGTTGATGAAGGTGACACCTTCAGTGTGATGCAGGCAGTTCTGGATACCACGTTCTGGCTGGCCACCCACGTTGTCTGCATTACGTTGGGCTATGGAGCCACCTTCCTGGCCGGTATGCTTGGACTGTGTTACGTCGTACTGCATCTGAGGAATTCCTGGTGGCGATCCCCCCGTAATACAGCACAGCGAGGCGCGACGGATCTCGCGTTCCTTGGCAAGGTCGTTTACGGAATCCTGTGTTTCGCCCTGTTCTTCAGTCTGGTCGGCACGGTGCTGGGCGGTCTCTGGGCCGATGATTCCTGGGGACGCTTCTGGGGCTGGGATCCGAAAGAAAACGGCGCCCTGATCATCGTTATGTGGAACGCTCTGGTTCTGCACGCACGCTGGGACAAAATGGTCCGCGACTACGGTACGTCCGTTCTGGCCATGGGTGGCAACATGGTCACAGCCTGGTCATGGTTCGGAGTCAATGAACTGCGAGCCGGTCTGCACAGCTACGGCTTCACCGAAGGTCGCATGGGGATGCTGATGGGTTTCATCGGAGTGCAACTGATCATCATCATTGCCGCCGCAATCATCCGCCCCAACAAAACGGCCTCTGCTTAA
- a CDS encoding glutathione peroxidase, which yields MKSLQGQQVDLEKYKGKVLLIVNTASECGLTPQYEQLQAMHKQYKDKGLVILGFPCNQFGQQEPGTAAEISEFCKENYGVEFAMFSKIDVNGAKQAPLYEYLKTEAPLKENGKKVSGENNRIRWNFEKFVVDKDGKVAGRFSPGTKPDSDEVLDVIKQELTE from the coding sequence ATGAAGTCGCTCCAGGGCCAACAGGTCGATCTGGAAAAATACAAAGGGAAAGTGTTACTTATCGTTAATACCGCCAGTGAGTGCGGACTCACACCTCAGTACGAACAACTGCAGGCCATGCACAAACAATACAAAGACAAAGGCCTGGTGATCCTCGGCTTCCCGTGCAATCAATTCGGTCAGCAGGAACCAGGTACGGCCGCCGAAATCAGCGAATTCTGTAAAGAAAACTATGGAGTCGAATTCGCAATGTTTTCCAAAATTGACGTCAACGGAGCAAAACAGGCACCGCTGTATGAGTACCTGAAAACAGAAGCTCCCCTGAAAGAGAACGGGAAGAAAGTTTCCGGTGAGAACAACAGGATCCGCTGGAATTTTGAGAAGTTTGTGGTGGACAAAGACGGCAAAGTGGCCGGCCGTTTCAGCCCGGGGACGAAGCCCGATTCTGATGAAGTCCTCGATGTCATCAAACAGGAACTCACTGAATAG
- a CDS encoding DUF1501 domain-containing protein: MQHSDHAFVNYYPHAREGLVVAGRRNILKAGFAGIAGLTLPGLLRTRATAANSGRPMSRRSVILLWMTGGPSHIDTWDPKPDRPYNNRGPFGHISTALPGTIICEHLPKQAEMLDKFTLIRSVDCRKSNHQPNQVMQTGNREAAPRTNPKGDRYPAIASIVARHRGANHPAMPPSVAFKRSNSHIAWGGWLGREYDPFIGNQAAVLPAYDLLGNRLDRNTGADLLTLPGQLNFDRLSDRRRLMKDLDQVRMGLDQSGALGALDAYGQQAYDMVLGGRARQAFDITAEPESTRQRYGDHLWCQQALLARRLVESGVSFVTLDLSYHTASGTWDSHGIPGGVYGGISTGLKPLLPLFDHLVTTLVSDLGERGLLDEVLVIGMGEFGRTPNIGTQNSIDGRDHWPVVMSMCLAGGGLRHGQVIGASTKDGGSIRDRPVTPADLAATIYRHMEVPPDGTYLDDRGRPRYFVEENGQPLSELF, from the coding sequence ATGCAGCACTCTGATCATGCGTTTGTCAACTATTACCCACATGCCAGAGAAGGGCTGGTGGTTGCCGGTCGTCGCAATATACTCAAGGCCGGATTTGCCGGAATCGCCGGGTTAACTCTGCCGGGGCTGTTAAGGACACGAGCAACGGCTGCCAATTCGGGCCGACCGATGAGCCGGCGGAGCGTCATTCTACTGTGGATGACGGGTGGCCCGAGTCACATAGATACCTGGGATCCCAAACCGGATCGTCCGTACAATAACCGTGGACCGTTTGGGCATATTTCCACTGCGCTGCCGGGTACGATTATCTGTGAGCACCTGCCAAAGCAGGCGGAAATGCTCGATAAGTTTACGCTGATTCGATCGGTGGATTGTCGCAAGAGCAATCATCAACCAAATCAGGTGATGCAGACCGGGAACCGTGAAGCGGCCCCCCGAACCAATCCCAAAGGAGACCGTTATCCGGCGATTGCTTCGATCGTAGCCAGACACCGAGGTGCGAATCATCCGGCCATGCCGCCCAGCGTGGCATTTAAGAGATCGAATTCGCATATCGCCTGGGGCGGATGGCTCGGCAGGGAATACGATCCATTCATCGGTAACCAGGCGGCTGTCTTGCCTGCTTACGACCTGCTGGGCAACAGACTCGACCGGAATACGGGAGCAGATCTGCTCACCTTGCCAGGACAGTTGAATTTTGATCGCCTGTCAGATCGTCGCCGTCTTATGAAGGATCTGGACCAGGTACGCATGGGGCTGGATCAGTCGGGAGCGCTTGGCGCACTCGACGCGTACGGGCAGCAGGCTTACGACATGGTACTGGGAGGACGAGCGCGACAGGCATTCGATATCACAGCGGAACCGGAAAGCACTCGGCAGCGTTATGGTGACCATTTGTGGTGTCAACAGGCTCTGTTGGCACGGCGGCTGGTGGAGTCCGGTGTCAGTTTTGTAACACTGGATCTGAGTTACCATACCGCATCCGGTACCTGGGACAGCCACGGAATTCCTGGCGGTGTGTATGGCGGGATCTCAACAGGACTGAAGCCGTTGCTGCCGTTGTTCGACCATTTGGTCACAACTCTGGTCAGCGACCTGGGTGAACGAGGATTACTTGATGAAGTACTGGTCATTGGCATGGGTGAATTCGGACGTACGCCCAACATCGGGACTCAAAACAGCATCGATGGTCGTGATCACTGGCCGGTGGTGATGTCTATGTGTCTGGCCGGCGGTGGTTTACGGCACGGTCAGGTGATCGGTGCGAGTACGAAAGATGGTGGATCAATCAGGGATCGGCCAGTGACACCGGCAGATCTGGCAGCGACGATTTATCGCCATATGGAAGTCCCGCCTGATGGTACTTATCTCGATGACCGCGGACGTCCTCGCTATTTCGTGGAAGAAAACGGTCAGCCTTTGAGTGAGCTGTTTTGA
- a CDS encoding MATE family efflux transporter, whose translation MKPTAHDGSHAEAAPGSFRELLQVAVPLMLSAGTLSIMNVADRAMITGWSRDSLAAVTPAGMMYWTTVCIPVGMILYANTFIAQFEGAGQHQKMIRSLWQVIWLAVVCGVLVMFCPLVSASVLSLTAQPKGVIAEEKVYFDTLCFGCPLMMLTTALSCFYSGRRRNRVILAVNVFSVLVNFGMDYLLIFGRGGFPALGIRGAALATLLARFCEVAVYTALITRRKNRRHFKLFAEWKPDRELLRKYLWFGLPSGTHHFVDNLGFTVFLFIVGCLSRDALAASNLAFGINALIYVPLLGFGTAVQTLVGYHIGAGLKWAASRTTWNAVILATVWTGAAAAMLVLFPRLCLLPFLAFAESGKGMEAIESILPIAAMLLQFVAVYSVFDALAIVFAASLRGAGDTIFPMLLTMFSSWFVMAVPAWLIVRQGGAEIHHVWWTPTVHVLVMGLLMMGRFLTGRWRLIQIVPT comes from the coding sequence ATGAAGCCAACCGCTCACGATGGTTCGCACGCCGAAGCAGCGCCAGGTAGCTTTCGTGAACTGCTGCAGGTGGCAGTGCCGCTGATGCTGAGCGCGGGCACGCTGTCGATCATGAACGTGGCTGATCGTGCGATGATCACCGGGTGGTCTCGTGATTCGCTGGCAGCGGTGACTCCGGCAGGAATGATGTACTGGACGACCGTCTGCATTCCGGTGGGCATGATTCTGTATGCAAATACATTCATTGCGCAATTCGAAGGCGCCGGACAACATCAGAAGATGATTCGCTCCTTGTGGCAGGTGATCTGGCTTGCTGTGGTCTGTGGAGTGCTGGTGATGTTTTGTCCGCTTGTTTCAGCATCTGTGCTTTCGCTGACGGCACAGCCGAAGGGTGTGATCGCAGAAGAAAAAGTCTACTTTGACACTTTGTGCTTTGGCTGTCCGCTAATGATGCTCACCACGGCACTGAGTTGTTTCTACAGCGGACGACGTCGGAACCGAGTCATTCTGGCGGTTAATGTTTTCAGCGTCCTTGTCAATTTCGGAATGGATTATCTGTTGATTTTTGGACGTGGCGGGTTTCCGGCGCTGGGGATCCGCGGAGCTGCGCTGGCAACTCTTCTGGCCCGATTTTGCGAGGTTGCTGTATACACGGCGCTGATCACACGTCGAAAAAATCGAAGACACTTCAAGCTGTTTGCAGAATGGAAGCCGGATCGGGAACTGCTCCGGAAATATCTGTGGTTCGGGTTGCCGAGTGGAACTCACCACTTTGTTGACAACCTCGGTTTCACCGTGTTTCTGTTTATCGTGGGATGTCTCAGTCGAGACGCGTTGGCAGCTTCAAATCTGGCATTTGGAATCAATGCGTTGATCTACGTACCGCTGCTGGGATTTGGGACAGCCGTGCAAACGCTGGTGGGGTACCACATTGGTGCGGGTTTGAAGTGGGCAGCGTCGCGCACAACTTGGAATGCCGTGATTCTGGCCACGGTGTGGACAGGTGCGGCCGCGGCCATGCTTGTTCTGTTTCCACGGTTGTGTCTGCTGCCGTTTTTGGCATTTGCTGAGTCGGGGAAAGGTATGGAGGCGATCGAGTCCATTTTGCCCATTGCTGCCATGTTGCTGCAGTTTGTTGCTGTCTATTCCGTTTTCGATGCACTGGCCATCGTCTTTGCTGCGTCGTTGCGAGGTGCAGGAGATACCATTTTCCCGATGTTGCTTACCATGTTCTCCAGCTGGTTCGTGATGGCCGTTCCGGCCTGGCTGATCGTGCGGCAGGGCGGCGCCGAAATCCATCACGTGTGGTGGACGCCTACGGTGCATGTTCTGGTGATGGGTTTACTGATGATGGGCCGATTTCTAACAGGGCGATGGAGACTCATTCAGATTGTGCCGACGTGA
- the crcB gene encoding fluoride efflux transporter CrcB, whose amino-acid sequence MMQLLIPLAVGIGGFVGAMLRFYISSAINRVAGDELGFVGTLTVNLIGCFLIGTLAVVVLRTTHLSPHSQRVLITGLLGSLTTFSTFALECMNLLHSGRLGALTVNVVTNVVAGILLVWVGMQLAGMVFPKPAGEDSEFRRLSSETHSESEF is encoded by the coding sequence ATGATGCAGCTCCTCATTCCATTGGCAGTGGGAATCGGCGGTTTTGTCGGAGCCATGCTGCGGTTCTATATCAGCAGTGCCATCAATCGTGTGGCTGGTGACGAGCTGGGATTCGTCGGTACACTGACTGTGAATCTGATCGGTTGTTTTCTGATTGGCACCCTGGCCGTTGTCGTGCTCCGTACGACTCACCTGTCACCTCACTCGCAGCGTGTGCTGATCACCGGCCTGCTGGGGTCACTGACGACATTTTCCACATTTGCACTGGAGTGTATGAACCTGCTGCACAGCGGTCGTCTGGGAGCGTTGACCGTGAATGTGGTGACCAACGTTGTGGCGGGAATTCTGCTGGTGTGGGTCGGGATGCAGCTGGCCGGAATGGTGTTTCCCAAACCGGCGGGTGAAGATTCCGAGTTCCGACGCCTCAGTTCAGAGACTCATTCGGAATCCGAATTTTGA
- a CDS encoding PQQ-binding-like beta-propeller repeat protein produces MSRWFVTLMICLLLPQSRAADWRQFRGRLTDSVAVGQSLPTELSQSVVAWQSELPGRGLSGPIVVGEQVVITASSGYHDDRLHIISLDTATGSQEWERRFQATGRTSTHPSMCVATPTPASDGERIYAFYSSNDLICTDMQGNLQWYRGLGDEFPNASNSLGMSSSPIVIGTTVIAQAESEAESFVIGVEKSSGETKWILDRPRKSNWSSPAVLPTDGGRSALVLLQSAAGLTAVDPKTGTILWSYQDEASRIPSSTVSDGMIIMPSSSNGLNILQASTDGTSYTLVRSARNARPARPSPLVADGMIYSVNSSGVLSAASLDTGERLWQMRLDGQFSSTPLASNGHLFFFSETGMATVVRPTEETGTIVSQLDLTEKIQCSPAAANHALYVRSDAHLWKFAKRD; encoded by the coding sequence ATGAGTAGGTGGTTTGTGACTTTGATGATCTGTCTACTGCTGCCGCAGAGCCGTGCTGCCGACTGGAGGCAGTTTCGCGGACGGTTGACTGATTCTGTGGCTGTCGGTCAGTCGCTGCCCACGGAACTCAGTCAGAGCGTTGTGGCCTGGCAGTCTGAACTGCCGGGCCGAGGTTTGTCGGGGCCTATCGTTGTTGGTGAGCAGGTGGTGATTACGGCCAGTTCCGGCTACCACGACGATCGCCTGCACATCATTAGTCTGGATACGGCAACCGGTTCACAGGAATGGGAGCGTCGGTTTCAGGCAACCGGTCGTACCAGTACTCATCCCTCAATGTGTGTGGCGACTCCCACGCCTGCAAGTGACGGGGAGAGGATCTACGCATTTTATTCCAGTAACGATCTGATCTGCACAGATATGCAGGGAAACCTGCAGTGGTATCGCGGTCTGGGGGATGAGTTTCCGAATGCCAGCAACAGCCTGGGAATGTCGTCTTCACCGATCGTGATTGGAACCACTGTGATTGCTCAGGCAGAAAGTGAAGCCGAATCTTTTGTCATCGGAGTGGAGAAATCTTCCGGTGAAACAAAATGGATACTGGATCGACCCCGCAAGTCAAACTGGTCCAGTCCGGCGGTTTTGCCGACCGACGGAGGTCGGTCGGCACTGGTACTGCTGCAGTCTGCAGCGGGCCTCACAGCAGTTGATCCGAAGACGGGAACCATACTTTGGTCGTACCAGGATGAAGCGTCGAGGATTCCATCGTCTACCGTCAGTGATGGAATGATTATTATGCCGTCATCTTCCAACGGTCTTAACATTTTGCAGGCTTCGACGGACGGTACGTCGTATACATTGGTTCGCAGTGCCAGGAATGCCCGCCCTGCCAGGCCCAGTCCACTTGTGGCGGACGGTATGATTTATTCTGTGAACAGTTCCGGAGTGTTGTCGGCGGCAAGCCTGGATACCGGTGAACGTCTGTGGCAGATGCGGCTGGACGGGCAGTTCAGCAGCACTCCGCTCGCTTCCAACGGTCACTTGTTTTTCTTTAGCGAGACCGGCATGGCGACTGTAGTTCGTCCGACGGAAGAAACCGGTACGATCGTGTCACAGCTGGACCTGACCGAGAAAATTCAGTGTAGTCCGGCTGCGGCCAATCATGCGCTGTATGTTCGCAGCGACGCACATCTGTGGAAGTTCGCCAAGCGGGATTAG